The Psychrobacillus sp. FSL K6-2836 nucleotide sequence TCGATTGCTGCATTTAGAGCTAGAAGGTTCGTTTGGTCAGCAATTTCGGTAATAACGTTTAATATAGAACGTACTTCTTGTGAACGGACGGATAATGAGTTGATCTTTGTATTAGATTCAATTACTGATGTATGGATAGAACTCATTTGATTGACCGTATTTGTAATTGCCTGCCCCCCCATCTCCGCCTGTGTTGTTGCTTCATAAGAGAGTTCAGAAACTTTTGAAGCATGATTTGCAATTCTATCGATACCTATGGAAATTTCAGCTAGAGACTGAGCGTTTATGTCAACACTATTCGTTTGTTTTTCTGCATTTTGAGAAACTTCTTGGATAGAAGTTGATACCATCTCTGTGGTGTCACTAGTTTGTTGCGCATTTGCGGACAATTCCTCTGAAGAAGAAGCCACTATTTCAGCGGTTTGTTCAACTTTATCAATGAGTGACCGAAGACTTTCTAGCATCGTGTTGAAAGCATCACCTAAATGCCCAATTTCATCCTTGGAATTTACGATAATATTTTCAGTTAAGTCGCCACGACTAATCGTTAAAGCTTTTTCTCTTAACTTAACAATTGGTTTTATCACAGATTTTATTATAAAGTAAACAGCTAGTATCCCAATAATAATAGACAGAAGGATTACTAAACCAGTTTTATGCAATATTGGTGCAGTCGCTTCATTGATCTCCGAATAAATTACATTACCACCAATTTTCCATCCGGTCATCTCATTAGTTACGTAGCTCATTACTTTATTGTCGCCGTTTAATACATATTGAAAATCTCCTTTTTCATGTTTATACATACTATCGTAAAAACTTCCTGCCTCGCTTCCTATTTCAGCAGTAGGATGTGAGATGAACTTTTTCTTGGCATCTAATAGAAGTGCATATCCTTTATCACCAATCTGTACCTGATTCGTAAGTTCTTGTATATAAGTTAGTTTTATATCAATGGCTACTACTCCCGACCCATCTTGAGTAGTTTTTGAAACAGTTACTACCATGTTATTTGTAGTTGCCGAAATATAAGGATCTGATATTACAACTTTTCCTTTTTGGGTCACTGCGTTTTTATACCAATCTCTATTTTTAGGATTATAATCTGATGACATTTTGGTATTTGGCTCTTGTATAAATAATCCCGTCTCTGTACCTAAATAAACAAGTTCAACTTCTGGGTG carries:
- a CDS encoding methyl-accepting chemotaxis protein — encoded protein: MKKFFQAFRNLKVKLFVSFLLVLMIPGIFIGYLSYSTAKESVVNEILDGIEENLNLLNISINNMIQSKLHDVDTFSQKISSAQYNFDSNPELRTKFDQYMQLHPEVELVYLGTETGLFIQEPNTKMSSDYNPKNRDWYKNAVTQKGKVVISDPYISATTNNMVVTVSKTTQDGSGVVAIDIKLTYIQELTNQVQIGDKGYALLLDAKKKFISHPTAEIGSEAGSFYDSMYKHEKGDFQYVLNGDNKVMSYVTNEMTGWKIGGNVIYSEINEATAPILHKTGLVILLSIIIGILAVYFIIKSVIKPIVKLREKALTISRGDLTENIIVNSKDEIGHLGDAFNTMLESLRSLIDKVEQTAEIVASSSEELSANAQQTSDTTEMVSTSIQEVSQNAEKQTNSVDINAQSLAEISIGIDRIANHASKVSELSYEATTQAEMGGQAITNTVNQMSSIHTSVIESNTKINSLSVRSQEVRSILNVITEIADQTNLLALNAAIEAARAGEYGKGFAVVADEVRKLAEQSQQSAKDIHEIILGIQEDTESSVQIMARVTEDVQAGVEVSNDAIKKFTLIIQSMKEITPQMEEVSATAQQVSASVQETSHIANDIAILAQGNAATSEEVAASAEEQLASMEEISASAQSLSSMAQELKDVISHFKY